TCTTTCCGAGAAAAAGTttcgaaattcaaattttgCTAGATTTTTTGTAAGGCGTAGCATACGCTGATTTTGATTGTAAGTAACATTTTACGTGCATTAAATTGAACATCTGCCAAATATATTGTAGTTATCATGTTGCAGGAATGGAGAAAATTTTTACGTACTTCTTGAACTTGAAACGAGCACGCCAGCGAAAATACGTTCGTTCTGTCATTTGACAAGATGTATGTACGGTCTGTTCGAATGAATCGTTCTACTCGAGAGAGATGTCATGAAGAAAAAGCACTCGGCACACTCTCTGATTAGATACTCGATACTGACCATTATCTTCGAACGAAACTAAGCTCTTAATTTATCTGAGCAGATCGCACAATGCGTTGACTACTTGAACATCTCTTTATTCCGCTCGTATAAAGAACATGTTACGGATATCAATATATTAATAGTTATCTAGCCAGCTCACGTGCCCATAATATATACGTATGAAATGTAGAAACACCAATTTCAGGATTGACTACGCGTGTTACTTGTATTATTAAGATAATTTAATATCCCCCGTTTTGTTAAGACGATTTAATAAATGAGGCTATCCGAGGTGGAATTCAATGTAAGATTACTTTGTCGATAAGTAGTGAACGAAGATCAATCTTACCGACATAGTTTTGTCATTTGGTTATAATTGTATAAAGTACTTATACACTTATATAGCAGTAGATAGATTTACatgatattattttatatacataatgtttttaataaaacttgattaatataattatagatATCAGATGATTCCAAGTGCAATTTTAATGATCGTCTCTTCATCTGCTCTTAAAGTTTGAATACCTTTAAGAAACAAGCGAAAAAATGGAAGATCATGATGTAATGAGCGGATGAAAATGCAAATACTTACCaataaaaaataagataaaactatatgtataatatagttTGTAGAATGTATAGTAAATATACATTCAGCTTCTAACCTCACTTCATTGTTGAAGTGAACAAAATTGTCAAGGAAACATATACCGTGGCATATTTATAAGATCATATAAGATTAGACATAGATACACTCTCACCATTGTATTCGTGAAAATGAAGAAGAGtatgatattttattttaacagaATAGATCATCtagtttaatttttatttttatatttttatcacaTTTATATATCTCTTTATATAAAGAATTTATCAGAAGtcaatacaaaatattaaacATTAGGTCAAAAAATTGTTACTAGATGCAAAACTATAAAAAGGTCGATAATGTTGGTATTTACTTTAACATTATCGGTTAAAAATGATTTTACATAGTGCCGAATTGCTATAATCTGATAAGTTTATAATTCTATTGTAACTTAATTATTCTACTGTTATTATTCTTATTTTCTTTTTGAAATCACTGTTACTTTATCTCTGataagataaatatgattaatcGACACATGTCTACtgaattttataaatttgtCGCTAGGCTACTTTATATATACCGAGTGAAACCTATAACTGATAATAAAGTAAATATTCTACGATCATAAAAAAAGGATATCCCGAGTTTTTCTGTTTTCAGTCATAATTAGTACAGCCTGGTATAGCTGTAGACTCAACTTTGTATcaccttaaaaaaaaaaatgttagtTTAGATTGCATTTCAATGACTAGCAACGCAGCAATTTCGTTCATGATTGACATTATTCGATATTCACGTTTAGATGTTCTGATATTACTCAGTTGTTAATATATAATTTGTTCGATATCAATTGTGTATTACACAGAATTTGTCAATGGAATAACTGAGCAGAATGGTATGTACTACTAgacaaagctgatgtattttgaaCACCCAGTAGAACAGCTCGACGCAGAACTGCGCCTGTCAACTAGCAGTTGCCCCGTGCTATAGTTGACTGTGGTATTTGACCGATTGCGCGCTAATACATATTTCTCGCGAATTGTACTATCCATCGTCTCCTCGATTTTCTGAAAATTACGCGAACTCTGGTTCGTGTATGCATGAGGTGATGAAAGAGGCTACGAAGGGCCCTGACTTCGGACCGCCCAGGTGAGGAGATGCATGAATCCATCAAAATATCGCGAATGTCGAGGACATAATCTGGGGTAAGGAAGTAGCAACCTCTTGGGGCCAGTGCTAGAAAGTCACGTGACCCCTCTGTTTACCAAAATGGTGAACAGCTATGTTTTACAAATATTAGTTAATTCTTTTTAACGTTTACCCGTTTGCCTGTGATAGTTCGATCGAAACGAAACGAAGGGGTTATGGTGGTCGTACCGTTAACAGTAAAATGCCGTAGATAAGCTACAGTAGCTCCTATTGTTACATTCGGTGTTGCGTTTGGTTCGGTCACCAAATGATTGTAGCGAAAGTTTGAAAGTGGCCGTACGAAAGTGTCTTCCGTGTGATCTATCGGTGAATATCAATCGTGCGCGTGAATCGTCAGAATTTGTCGCGCATTTTCATACTTATCCTATTTGCGTTGCCATCATTACCACATTAGTTGTGCGAATGTTTAGAAGTAATTGATTCTTTGAGTCAGTGCTACTTTTTTTGTGTCCCATTTCTGCAGATCAGATGACATTACATTTCATGCAATTTGTGTAGTAATAATCTTTATTGTCTTGACATGCTGCTGTCCACTATTAGCAATGTTATATTTTCATTAACTTTTTCCAAAGGGGGTGACCGGAGTTCCACAAGGCCTAATCTTGTTATTGACAATGTTGAATGGGCAGCATTGCAGGTAAAGTCTATGATCTATTTAGTTTGaagatttttattgaataaaggtTGACGTGTAATTTTTGTAGTGATTACAGATGATCTCTGATGTAGGTTAGTGCGATTAAGAAGCACTTTCAAATAGGACATCTAAATGTCACAAGGTGTCCTAGCATAGTGTTTCATGCTCTGGCCAGGCATTTCTAAAAATGGCCACGTATCAAGTTGACTACCAGTGGTCAgttgtaatttttttatttgtacaCGAATATTTTAAATAGTGTAAGAATTGGGTATGTTTAACTGATAAAACACATTTTAGGGCTTATACCATAATGGATTCATCTAGGATATCCACTTTCCTAATATCAATTTTATTGATAGTCTATGGCAGTTTCCGATCTCTAAATATGGAACAGGAAGCTAGGGAAAGAGAGAAGGAAAAGGAACGTAGTAATTTGTTGactggaatattgagtaataaTAGTACAGCAAATGCGGATGGTGCTAGTGGAAGAGTTCAAACTTTAAACACAATGCATGCTCTTTGTCTACCTCTTGGTGCTTCCATTTCTCTGCTTGTTATGTTTTTCTTTTTCGACAGTATGCAGATGCTTGTGGCAATCTGTACAGCAAGTAAGTTTTATAAAACACATGTTAAATTAAAGTTTATCTTAAAGTatgcaattaaaaataatatcaaacttatattttttttacagtTGTGGCTACAGTTGCATTGGCATTTCTACTATTGCCTATGTGTCAGTATATTATTAGACCATGTTCTGATGGTAATAAAATATCTTTTGGTGTGTGTGGAAGGTTTACGGGTGCAGAATTACTTTCATTTTCATTGAGTGTGAGTATAGTATGCATCTGGATACTGACTGGGCATTGGCTACTTATGGACGCGATGGGTATGGGACTTTGTGTAGCATTCATTGCGTTCATTCGGTTACCCAGCCTAAAAGTATCCACTATACTCTTGACTGGATTATTGATTTACGATGTCTTCTGGGTTTTCTTTTCATCGTACATATTCAGCACAAACGTAATGGTTAAGGTAAGTTTAAAAAAGATTGTAATATGCAAATACACATTGAAAGTATAGTAACATTGTTAATGCCTTTTTGTTAACAGGTAGCAACTAGACCAGCAGATAATCCAGTGAATCTTGTGGCTAGACGGTTGCATTTAGGTGGAGTAGCCAGAGAAGCACCAAAACTTCCTCTCCCCGGAAAACTAGTTTTTCCATCTATGCATCAAGCAGGGCATTTTTCAATGCTGGGTCTGGGTGACGTTGTTATGCCAGGTCTTTTGCTTTGTTTTGTCTTGCGATATGATGCGTATAAAAAGACGCAACTGTTACCTGGTGGTTGCGAAACAGGAGTTCCACCCCCACGTCACATTAATCGCATTAGTTATTTTCATTGTTCTCTGATTGGTTATTTTCTCGGTTTACTTACTGCTACTGTAAGCTCTGAGGTGTTCAAAGCTGCGCAGCCTGCCTTACTGTACCTTGTACCCTTCACCTTATTGCCACTACTTACAATGGCATATTTGAAGGTAATTCTTAgttaaatcaatttttattcacattgtattttatttgaatgTACTAAATTTAAGTAATCTTTTAGGGAGATTTACGTCGAATGTGGAGTGAACCATTCATATCTCAACAACCTTCTAAACACATGGAAGTTTGACAAGAGTCAGGGTTTGTGTACATTACACATCATGGGAAGAAAACTGTATGAGTCCTGTTGTCACTTATCATCATGTCCTTATTTTCATTGCTGTCATTTAACGTAAGTAATtcttttctatacacaatacacatCTTTTAATGCCACAGTGCAAATTACGATTTCGTATTTAAAGAACAATGTGAGTGATTTGCAGTAATTTAACACTAGCAAGGGGGAATTCTTTTACCGAATAAAAACGAAAAAACAGTTTTCTAAAACGTATTTAGAATACTAACTACTGCGAGTGTATTGTTGGTATTCTTCTTGTGTCTTATATTTAATGTTGAGTAAACAAATAGACTATATATTGTAGGTGAAATAAATGATGTCGATTATTATCTCACAATTTAGTGAATATACTAAAACAAGTGAGAATCACTTAAAAACGGAAagtgttttattatttttacaacaatattatcatacaaatttttaataattttaaatatagtttTTCTATATTAAATTAACGATGTATTTACACATTGATAATTTCATTTCAACTCCGTTATACATGCGTGTGATATGCTTTATGCAAAAAGTTTCTCtttaatttattattcaatattagaATTATTGTATGTAATGTGTAGTTATGAATAGAGTAATTTCATAATTATTCGAGGATTTTCATAAAGATCTAGTGATCGTATGTGTGTAGGTTGTGACTTTCTTTTATTTGGGGCTAGTATCGGATAAAGCATTGTTTATGCAAACGTGTACATATGAATTTTCGTTTTTATAAATTTAAGAGTTAAAATTTACAGTTTGTTATTAGTATTAATAGCAAGCATTTTAACTTGCCAAATGTCTTGCTAACTTTGTATagcacgattgaaaattgaaaaatgctCTTAGGAAAGATGAAAGTGGTAGTTGTAGAACTTTATCGTCTGAAATAAATTGCATATTTATTTCTTGATTTTCAAGAACAATCTCGTGATAAAAAAGgagtttattattacaaaatagGGTTTTTTAACTAAGCTCTTGCTATGGATGGGCACCAGAAAGACTTTATACGTTTATTTAAAAACAAGACTGAAAATAATATTCTATGAAAGCCAATTTATCGAGATGTTTCTCTAAAACAATCTTTTATGTTCAATCTTTCTTGTATCACTTTTTTAGAACTATGAATCGATATAGCATGATATAACATTATATACACTACAATATTGTACAATGTGACACAAGTGTATTGATAATTGCTTTCATAATATTCGTATAATTTGCAGTAGATCATATAAACATTACAGACAAAAATGCGTTAGTCTGTTTACTTTCAGTTATTATAATGCTATATTCATCACATTTTTAAGATACGAacaaattatatgtatatttaaattttagtcTGTGAATATATTTTATGGATAAGAATATTTTAAGGACATTAATACGTTTTTTAATGTAATCTGTTTTGCACCTAGAAAGATAAAATGATATTAGAAGTGACAAATTATTGAATACAGTAATAGAGTATGAATTTACAGTAATTTAACTTGTATATTGAATTTAGGAAGTGAAATTTAAACTATAATATggaaggaaaaaatgttatacctgCATTCTTACCGTTTAACAAAATTTTAgtgatttatttaaacatttcattcttattttatttaatattatacaaAGACTATTTACTTGATTCCACCTGAAaagaattattttataaataaaattattttgatattgttcagttaattttttatataaaactaattatttcaattattcAACTTCAATAATTTACCTGTCCATAGCACAAGCAGTTTATTCTCATTCTCGTTTCAATTTTATATGCCTAAAGAACAATCAGTTTCTCTTTTAAGGTAAGAACACAAgtgataaaatatattttaattacttCCGTTACAAAAATAGAAAAGACTTCATTTTTAAGACGAATGAATGTAAATGCGTTttattagatttgaagattcagacAAATCTTATGGTTTATTCTAAGGATCCTCGTTTTTGAATAAATTAACGTACGTTACACACAGGATTCATTCTTCTGTAATAGATGTTTTACTTTTTTTCTTCCAATGTACATATTaactttattcattattttcatATTGACAATTTCGCGCCAATCCTGTAATCAATCATCCAATTCATTGTAGAAGATATTAAATCAATTCTTGTAAATTTGAATTAAgcagaatattttaattaaaacaatAATGCTAATGCGATTAGAAGTATTGTGAAATATAACATACATTTCAACACTTTCATTGTTATGAAAAACTTTCTGAAACAGTTTTGTAACAAAACGATTGTATTATGTCCTTATTTTAACTACGATTCTTTTTCCTTCAATTCATATCTTTTTGTACAAATGAAATCGGCGGCGGCATAGTAACATAAAAGTATGGATCATAAGATTATAACTTAGTTTATGGTGAAAGTGAAAGGTGGATAAACATACTTTTTTCTCTTTTATAGCATAAGTAATGAAGTATGCTCATTTTGATTAACAAGAGTATTTAAgtctgaaaaacgaataatttatttGACTAGGATAACAAGATTTGGAATGAAAGCATGTATATAAACTATGTCACTTGCAACTATCCTTCAGTTTTTCCACAAACTAAGTGACAAGGTAAAAATGTGTGTAATTAACGATACTGCGTACCGATAAAAGTAAAGCCGAACAAGAAACACATTTAAAGAAGAATTGGAAATTAAGTcgtaaatagaatataattaaatgCTAAAATAATATAGCTAATATACTAAGAGCACTTTGCTTGTACGGTTGCAATTCTTGACTTGCATGTGTACAGCTATGtacatttttatatataataaaaacatGATCATTTTTGCATGATCATGTTAAAAAAAGTAAAAGTTATTGAATAAACTTATACGTGTTTTTTTTCCGACATTCATACACATATATATTTACAGCGCATATTTTAAGTAcaataattaaatttctattaaCTAGGATGGTTAGTTTATCGTATTGTAAATACACGTTATACAATCTGGCTCTTAAGTATTTTAGGAAATAACGATATAGTATATGATTTGCCTGCGGCTAACTATTACGTCGATCAGGCTTTGGAGGAATTTGCACGCGATGTGCTTATTAATATCCGCAAAACCACTCCTTTGAAGAAACAATGCTAAGccataataatttttttatttcaacacTTATCGACAATATCTGATTAATtggtcatttttatgttaaAAAATAACCGATCAGGGTTGCTGATACATCAACACCTCTTCTTAGCGAGTTTTTTAAAGTGTGGACTGCACGATGATCATGGAAAGATATGTCGAATGGATGTCTGACGATCTTATGGAATTTCTTCGGGGCCTGAACTTTGTTTCACGAAGTGAAGCTATCAACGATGTCACGAGTTATTTGGCTTTttgaaaatttccaaatttatgGCACATTTGGCTCTTGTCGAAGACAATGAGTATAAGTTCTTCAATGCTAATCGATTTGAATTAAGTAACTGTCTTGTGCAGAGAGCCGTTATTCGAGACGAATACCATAAACCATGCTACAAGATGTGCGTAGCAGTATATGATTAATACGTATATATGGACGAAGTGGAAATGGCAAAATTTTATCGCATAAGCCTGTAATTATACACTGCTCTGTCCCATTGTCACGTTATCTAAATTCCTTTTTATATTCTCTAATTCATTCATATCAGTCACAGAGGATTCGCATTTGTAAACTACCAGTGAATGATAGAAGTGAACAGCGAATGCTATGAACACTATGAGAACTGGAATCACTATGATAGTACTGGCAGTTGCTGCTGTGAAGGAGTAATCCCAAAACTTCACCCAACACAGTATAGCCACTTCTACCAAAAagagaaacaaccctaatactgTGGAAAATGCCCAGGCTAACTCTATAAAGCCGCGCATTCTCTCATGTGGTGATTCCGTTACAAGTCGTGATACTTGGAGTTTACTGATGGCTTCAATGTTAGGCAATAAGTACGTGCTTATCATTAAAGCAAAGATGTGTACTGATACTAAGACTGTTGTACAAACAGCAAACATTACAAACAGCCATTCTGGTACTGCTGTTGGCTCGTTTATTTGTAGTTCTACCATAGCTACCTGAAAGTTCAAAAAAAGGTATACACTTTAATcgattatgatttttatagttTTAATAAAGAGGTATTCCCCTGGTATCTGACTCATAAACATCTACATAAGCATAAAACACCAATACTATCTTGCATATGTTAATTTTCCGTGTCCTTTTCGAATACCCGTTCTTTGTACAAATTATACTTTGTAATTTAAGCATAGTTGCTTGAATACTCGAAAATGCATTGTATTAGCGTCAACGGATAATGTATTGTTGAAGAAAGTAATATTTGTCTTATATAATCATAGATGAGGCTGAAGATTATACGGAATTGTCGTCCACGTCTGTTTAATGATTTTCAGGAAACGTTGTGTAACTCACAGCGGATTTTCTGATCATATAAACGCAGGATTTTCTCGGAATATTAACATTGCACAGAATTTATAAATGACAAATATTTCAAACTTGACTACATAATGATTCATTACCATTTGATAAATTCATGCATTTTATTCCATTACTGGTATTTAGCAATTATACTTTGTAGTATctattaattttcaaataattgtaAGTGTTTAACGAGAACATTGGAATGTCGTTTGAAATCgtgataccagtgtaatagtacatTTTTATGTCAGAAATATGACAATAGTTTTAATAGAGTGCCTTAATTCTCTATGTATGAATTTTAAATAGTTACCATGGCAAATCCACTTAATAGTTCCGATGTTGTTGCAGTTGCTTTCAATTTAGCTCTACTCATATGGAGTCTTCTCCATGAAAGGCCTTCAGGACCATCATGCTCTTCTGTTTGTTGAGGTTGAGGTGTTGGCGATACTTGTGATCCTGTACACATACAGCAACATGTGTATGCCATACTATTTCCTGGGACATGACTATTCAAATAAGGATTTGACAATGGAAAACTATTCATTGGTCTCATATCTAAGGTCACATATCGATTGTGCCTGTTTCTAGGTGATAGGCTCAAATCACTTTGAGCAGAAGATAAACTGCTTTTTGaattatagcaagaataattcgaATCACTTATTTGTGTCTGTTTCGGCAAGTAAGCTATAGAAGTTGGTCTTACTTTCTGTGTAGCATATGATAAGTGAGTAAGATCAATTTGAGTATACTTATTCAATTTTCCTGCCACTTCTTCAGTATTTTTATGTACGGAAGTCATACTGCTCTTTTCATGCTTTTCATTGAGTAT
The sequence above is a segment of the Calliopsis andreniformis isolate RMS-2024a chromosome 3, iyCalAndr_principal, whole genome shotgun sequence genome. Coding sequences within it:
- the LOC143188980 gene encoding calcium release-activated calcium channel protein 1; this encodes MTSVHKNTEEVAGKLNKYTQIDLTHLSYATQKVRPTSIAYLPKQTQISDSNYSCYNSKSSLSSAQSDLSLSPRNRHNRYVTLDMRPMNSFPLSNPYLNSHVPGNSMAYTCCCMCTGSQVSPTPQPQQTEEHDGPEGLSWRRLHMSRAKLKATATTSELLSGFAMVAMVELQINEPTAVPEWLFVMFAVCTTVLVSVHIFALMISTYLLPNIEAISKLQVSRLVTESPHERMRGFIELAWAFSTVLGLFLFLVEVAILCWVKFWDYSFTAATASTIIVIPVLIVFIAFAVHFYHSLVVYKCESSVTDMNELENIKRNLDNVTMGQSSV
- the Sppl gene encoding signal peptide peptidase-like protein is translated as MATYQVDYQWAYTIMDSSRISTFLISILLIVYGSFRSLNMEQEAREREKEKERSNLLTGILSNNSTANADGASGRVQTLNTMHALCLPLGASISLLVMFFFFDSMQMLVAICTAIVATVALAFLLLPMCQYIIRPCSDGNKISFGVCGRFTGAELLSFSLSVSIVCIWILTGHWLLMDAMGMGLCVAFIAFIRLPSLKVSTILLTGLLIYDVFWVFFSSYIFSTNVMVKVATRPADNPVNLVARRLHLGGVAREAPKLPLPGKLVFPSMHQAGHFSMLGLGDVVMPGLLLCFVLRYDAYKKTQLLPGGCETGVPPPRHINRISYFHCSLIGYFLGLLTATVSSEVFKAAQPALLYLVPFTLLPLLTMAYLKGDLRRMWSEPFISQQPSKHMEV